One segment of Parvularcula sp. IMCC14364 DNA contains the following:
- the speE gene encoding polyamine aminopropyltransferase has protein sequence MKQFEETLYDAVSQQFRIDKLYFESKTDHQHLMIFHNAQLGRVMTLDGVVQTTEADEFIYHEMMTHVPVLAHGNAKRVLIIGGGDGGILREVCRHNIDHVMQVEIDQAVVDMAKQYLPNHSAGAFDDPRLDLVIADGMEFVRSTDRTYDIIIVDSTDPIGPGEVLFTEDFYAQAKRCLADGGVMVTQNGVPFFQPDELKNTHQRLQQRFRDARFYCAPIPTYYGGFMSLGWATDDRDLCKVSAEVLRGRLDQAAFSCRYYTPEIHAASFALPQYMRDILVN, from the coding sequence GTGAAGCAGTTTGAAGAAACGCTTTACGATGCTGTTAGCCAGCAATTCCGCATTGATAAGCTGTATTTCGAGAGCAAAACCGATCACCAGCACCTGATGATTTTTCATAATGCCCAGCTCGGTCGTGTCATGACCCTTGATGGCGTTGTGCAGACAACCGAAGCAGATGAGTTCATTTATCACGAGATGATGACGCATGTGCCGGTATTGGCCCACGGCAATGCAAAACGGGTGTTGATCATTGGAGGTGGCGACGGCGGTATTTTGCGCGAAGTCTGTCGGCATAATATTGATCATGTGATGCAGGTTGAAATTGATCAGGCTGTTGTTGATATGGCAAAGCAATATCTGCCTAATCATTCAGCTGGTGCATTTGATGATCCGCGCCTCGATCTTGTTATTGCGGATGGTATGGAATTTGTCAGGTCAACGGATCGCACATATGATATCATCATAGTAGACAGTACGGACCCTATTGGCCCCGGAGAAGTTCTTTTCACAGAGGACTTTTATGCACAGGCCAAGCGATGTCTGGCTGATGGCGGGGTGATGGTTACACAAAATGGTGTGCCATTCTTTCAGCCTGATGAGCTGAAAAATACACATCAACGCCTGCAACAGCGCTTCAGGGATGCGCGATTTTACTGTGCGCCAATCCCAACTTATTATGGTGGCTTTATGTCTCTTGGTTGGGCAACGGACGACAGGGATTTATGTAAAGTCTCCGCAGAAGTGCTGCGGGGGCGTCTGGATCAGGCTGCGTTTTCCTGCCGATACTACACCCCCGAGATTCATGCGGCCTCGTTCGCTTTGCCGCAATATATGCGCGATATCTTGGTGAATTGA
- the speD gene encoding adenosylmethionine decarboxylase, with the protein MALRDPRFDGDVIPVSFAGTSPDNADHFIVRDGVEYAGNHIIIDLWQASRLDDVPYMEKVLRKVVETCGATLLHIHLHHFTPTGVSGVAVLAESHISVHTWPERQFAAFDVFMCGDARPELAVPILQDAFGAARVDVNTIRRGLVAEQIREAV; encoded by the coding sequence ATGGCGCTTCGCGATCCCAGATTTGACGGTGATGTTATTCCCGTCTCTTTTGCCGGGACCTCCCCGGATAATGCAGACCATTTTATTGTCCGTGACGGTGTTGAGTATGCGGGCAATCATATCATTATAGATTTGTGGCAGGCATCGAGACTGGATGACGTGCCTTATATGGAAAAAGTATTGCGCAAGGTTGTTGAAACCTGCGGTGCAACATTACTCCATATCCATTTGCACCATTTCACCCCCACGGGTGTTTCGGGCGTTGCTGTGCTCGCAGAGTCCCATATCAGTGTTCACACATGGCCAGAGCGTCAGTTTGCTGCGTTTGACGTGTTCATGTGCGGGGATGCCAGACCAGAACTGGCTGTGCCGATATTGCAGGATGCATTTGGGGCAGCGCGTGTTGACGTGAACACGATCCGTCGTGGTCTGGTTGCGGAGCAAATTCGTGAAGCAGTTTGA
- a CDS encoding VCBS domain-containing protein, translated as MSLDHIDIDNDDNVFQTVVTAAVSIGGFGTYTVTSDGVWTYVLDSENEDIAALSGGETLVDTFEILAEDGTSQTVTIFISGAKNLIIGTENADELNGSDVGDDIRGLGGDDIINGNDGRDCIDGGDGDDRLFGGLDNDEIFGGAGSDFIDAGDGADFVEAGGGRDVILGGDGADLIFGGAGDDEIHGGSQIDFIEGNGGRDLIFGDNGADFLSGGGDRDEIHGGRNDDHIIGGDGADVIFGGEGDDLIEGRRGSDTIFAGEGDDQIIGNGLRDTIFGEEGSDNIRAGGGDDIVSGGFGDDIISGDAGSDVLDGNEGNDLIFGGGGNDTINGSEDDDEISGGGGNDIISGGSGTDILTGNGGSDTFIFTIGDEQDLITDFQDDVDVLDLQGFGFADISDVTAQMSEVDGDVIFADGDDIVTIENITIAALTDDILF; from the coding sequence CTGAGCCTAGACCATATTGATATTGATAATGACGATAACGTCTTCCAGACTGTTGTAACAGCTGCCGTATCCATTGGTGGTTTTGGTACCTATACAGTCACTTCAGATGGTGTCTGGACTTATGTTCTGGATAGCGAGAACGAAGATATAGCGGCTCTTTCTGGAGGCGAGACTCTCGTTGATACGTTTGAAATTCTGGCTGAGGACGGCACTTCCCAAACGGTAACAATCTTCATTTCAGGTGCCAAGAACCTGATTATTGGTACAGAAAATGCGGATGAGCTGAACGGATCCGATGTTGGTGATGATATTCGCGGCTTGGGCGGTGATGATATTATCAATGGTAATGATGGGCGTGATTGCATTGATGGCGGCGACGGCGATGACCGTCTGTTTGGTGGCCTTGACAATGATGAGATATTCGGTGGTGCCGGTTCTGATTTCATCGATGCTGGAGACGGAGCTGACTTTGTTGAAGCTGGCGGTGGTCGAGATGTGATCCTGGGTGGAGATGGCGCGGATCTGATTTTCGGTGGTGCTGGTGATGATGAAATTCACGGTGGTTCTCAAATCGACTTCATTGAAGGCAATGGCGGTCGTGACCTTATCTTCGGAGACAATGGTGCCGACTTCCTGTCTGGTGGTGGTGATCGAGATGAGATCCACGGCGGCCGTAATGACGACCATATTATTGGTGGTGATGGTGCTGATGTCATCTTTGGGGGTGAAGGTGATGACCTGATTGAGGGGCGCCGTGGCAGTGATACTATTTTTGCTGGTGAAGGTGATGACCAGATCATAGGCAATGGCCTGCGTGATACGATCTTTGGCGAAGAAGGCAGTGATAACATTCGTGCAGGTGGCGGAGATGATATTGTGTCCGGTGGCTTTGGCGACGATATTATCTCAGGTGATGCTGGGTCTGATGTCCTGGATGGTAATGAAGGAAATGACCTTATATTCGGCGGCGGCGGTAACGATACAATTAACGGTAGTGAGGATGATGATGAAATTTCTGGTGGGGGTGGAAATGACATCATCTCTGGTGGATCAGGTACTGATATCCTGACTGGCAATGGCGGTAGTGATACGTTTATTTTCACTATCGGCGATGAGCAGGACCTGATCACTGATTTTCAGGATGATGTTGATGTGCTTGATCTGCAGGGTTTCGGATTTGCAGATATATCTGACGTCACAGCGCAGATGTCTGAAGTAGATGGGGATGTGATCTTCGCTGATGGCGACGATATTGTAACCATTGAAAATATTACCATTGCAGCTCTGACAGACGACATCCTGTTCTAG
- a CDS encoding IS5 family transposase (programmed frameshift) yields MSDLIWLSKEQLSRIEPYFPLSHGVPRVDDRRVLSGIIFVIRNGLRWRDAPKEYGPHKTLYNRFIRWSRLGVFDRIFSNLSAQGDVSETLMIDATHLKAHRTASSLLKKGLFPRHIGRTKGGLNSKLHAVVDNMGRPLIMCLTAGQTSDHIGAKLIYPALPEGAKTLIGDKGYDSDEFRSALTAKNIQPCIPPRKGRRHPAEFCETLYKQRHKVEIMFGRLKDWRRVATRYDRCAHTYFSSICIAATIIFWINQ; encoded by the exons ATGAGCGATTTGATTTGGTTATCGAAAGAGCAGTTGTCACGGATTGAGCCGTATTTTCCTTTATCCCATGGTGTTCCGCGCGTTGACGACAGGCGTGTATTGTCCGGGATCATCTTCGTGATCCGCAACGGTTTGCGCTGGCGTGATGCGCCGAAGGAATATGGTCCGCACAAGACTTTATACAATCGCTTTATCCGCTGGAGCCGCTTGGGCGTTTTTGATCGCATCTTTTCGAACCTGTCTGCGCAAGGGGACGTTTCCGAAACGCTGATGATTGACGCCACGCATTTGAAAGCCCATCGCACCGCGTCCAGCCTTTTAAAAAAGGGGCTTT TTCCCAGGCACATTGGACGCACAAAAGGCGGCTTGAACTCAAAACTTCACGCCGTTGTCGATAACATGGGACGCCCGCTGATCATGTGCCTGACGGCTGGACAGACAAGCGATCATATCGGCGCAAAGCTGATCTATCCGGCACTGCCGGAGGGCGCGAAAACCCTGATCGGCGACAAGGGTTACGATAGCGATGAGTTTCGCAGTGCTCTCACCGCTAAAAACATTCAGCCCTGCATCCCACCGCGAAAAGGACGGCGTCATCCAGCGGAGTTTTGCGAAACTCTCTATAAACAACGCCACAAAGTCGAGATCATGTTCGGAAGACTGAAAGACTGGCGGCGCGTCGCCACCCGCTATGACCGCTGTGCTCACACATACTTCTCAAGCATCTGCATCGCAGCTACGATAATCTTCTGGATCAATCAATGA
- a CDS encoding IS5 family transposase produces MSWNETTRTYYDRSFLRYASDLTDDEWALIEPEIPLPNRMGRPRKWPMREIMNALLYIASTGCQWRMLPRDFPPFSTVQKYFYWWRDDRLLEKINHRLLFECREAHGRSPHPSAGVIDSQSVKTTESGGITGFDAGKNIKGRKRHILTDTEGFLVTALVHAADVQDRDGAPAVLMEARDKFPWLRHIFADGGYAGDKLKRKLKKVGPFRMEIIKRSDKMKGFKVLPRRWVVERTFAWLGRSRRLAKDWERCWTSAIAWLFMAHIRIATRRLARACFI; encoded by the coding sequence ATGAGTTGGAATGAAACCACCCGCACATATTATGACCGCAGTTTCCTGCGCTATGCAAGTGATCTGACGGACGACGAATGGGCTTTGATTGAACCTGAAATACCTCTTCCAAATCGGATGGGGCGTCCTCGCAAGTGGCCGATGCGGGAGATCATGAACGCCTTGTTGTATATCGCGTCTACTGGCTGCCAATGGCGCATGTTACCAAGGGATTTCCCGCCTTTTTCGACGGTTCAGAAATATTTTTATTGGTGGCGTGATGACAGATTGCTGGAAAAGATCAATCACCGCCTGCTGTTTGAATGCCGCGAAGCACACGGCAGAAGCCCACACCCCAGCGCAGGTGTGATCGATAGCCAGTCGGTTAAAACCACAGAAAGTGGCGGTATTACTGGCTTTGACGCGGGCAAAAATATAAAAGGCCGCAAGCGGCATATTCTGACGGATACGGAAGGCTTTCTGGTGACAGCACTTGTGCATGCCGCGGATGTACAGGATCGCGACGGCGCACCAGCGGTGTTGATGGAAGCGCGAGACAAATTTCCATGGCTTCGCCATATCTTTGCCGATGGTGGCTATGCGGGAGATAAGCTAAAGCGCAAACTTAAAAAAGTCGGTCCATTCCGGATGGAAATCATCAAGCGATCCGATAAAATGAAAGGCTTTAAAGTCCTGCCCCGGCGATGGGTCGTAGAACGCACATTCGCATGGTTAGGGCGATCACGCCGTCTCGCCAAGGATTGGGAACGATGCTGGACCTCAGCTATCGCATGGCTATTCATGGCTCACATCCGTATCGCAACAAGACGACTGGCAAGAGCATGTTTCATATGA
- a CDS encoding helix-turn-helix transcriptional regulator, whose amino-acid sequence MDKYSEVNTAIALVYQAVMAPEHWPNALAAISSLLEADKAVFVTGDTSSVMASTVQHNHDPERLLAYNEIYHRQDPWWGPLQSVLPGTAIHVQKLKPISEITHTEYYHDHLVTADIGDSLVSILDDNAGIQSAIGFQRRLKQDAFTPAQGAMLQTLIPHLVNAVKMNWQLTQHAIRESLQISGQAPGLVLILDDKGRVLGPDNAAETIAARTSVLKVTHNRLQAAAPADQNRLEAALNSVLHEGIGQAFPLKDPGYNAPVILRASPLPEAAQMRLRTMTDNLAVICVDLPVTPTLSGVFVVSETYGLSAKEQALLTSFSESYNLRATADALDITYETARWHLKQILAKTGTHNQAELLVKTAQAAR is encoded by the coding sequence GTGGACAAGTATAGTGAAGTGAATACTGCGATTGCGCTCGTCTATCAGGCAGTGATGGCACCCGAACACTGGCCCAACGCACTTGCAGCAATTTCCAGCCTGCTTGAGGCCGACAAAGCCGTTTTTGTCACGGGCGACACTTCTTCTGTCATGGCGAGCACAGTCCAGCACAATCATGACCCTGAGCGCTTGCTAGCCTATAATGAAATTTATCATCGGCAGGATCCATGGTGGGGACCATTACAGAGCGTTCTGCCTGGCACGGCCATACACGTCCAGAAGTTGAAACCAATCTCTGAAATCACGCATACCGAGTATTATCACGATCACTTGGTCACGGCCGATATCGGCGATTCACTTGTGTCTATTCTGGATGACAATGCCGGCATTCAGTCTGCCATCGGCTTTCAACGCAGACTGAAACAGGACGCCTTCACACCAGCGCAGGGCGCCATGCTGCAGACACTCATCCCCCATCTGGTCAATGCCGTTAAGATGAACTGGCAATTGACCCAGCATGCGATCAGGGAAAGCCTTCAAATATCCGGTCAGGCACCAGGGCTGGTACTGATCCTGGACGACAAGGGCCGCGTTCTGGGACCGGATAATGCAGCAGAGACTATAGCCGCCCGCACTTCAGTGCTGAAGGTTACCCATAACCGCCTGCAGGCCGCCGCACCCGCTGACCAGAACCGCCTGGAAGCTGCCCTGAACAGCGTACTGCATGAGGGGATCGGCCAGGCTTTTCCGCTGAAAGACCCCGGATATAATGCACCTGTGATTTTACGTGCCAGCCCGCTGCCCGAGGCTGCACAGATGCGCCTTCGCACCATGACAGACAATCTCGCCGTCATCTGCGTTGACCTGCCAGTGACACCAACACTTTCCGGCGTGTTCGTGGTGTCTGAAACCTATGGCCTGTCTGCCAAGGAGCAGGCCCTGCTGACATCATTTTCCGAATCCTACAATCTGCGCGCAACTGCTGACGCACTGGACATCACCTATGAGACAGCACGCTGGCACTTGAAGCAGATCCTTGCCAAAACGGGTACGCACAATCAGGCTGAACTGCTCGTAAAAACAGCTCAGGCAGCACGCTAA
- a CDS encoding NAD(P)/FAD-dependent oxidoreductase, which translates to MTEKCLIIGASHAAAQLVFSLRQEGWTGEIAVLGEEAALPYHRPPLSKDFLAGNKSLDDLLIRPAEAYAAADIRFALGTRASRIEPEARLVHAENGDAYDYTHLVIATGAQVRHLPVPGAELPGVFYLRNYADVEKIQASMAPGRRAVIIGGGYIGLETAASLTAKGMSVTVIEAMPRILQRVTAPVMSAFYARVHREEGVTIVEGEAVSAIGEERGVLTVNTAEGSAFAAEMVIVGIGVDPCTALAQTAGIACDNGVLVNAHGETSVAGIYAAGDVTRHHNPIYDRQVRLESVPNATEQAKIVAAAICGKPKPYNSLPWFWSDQFDLKLQIAGLSEGYDDIVLRGDPKAGRSFAAFYFAGERLLAVDAVNRPQEFMLAKRLIPMGTILDKAKLSDDTVPVKDFMVR; encoded by the coding sequence ATGACAGAAAAATGCCTGATTATCGGCGCAAGCCATGCTGCTGCCCAACTGGTCTTTTCCCTGCGGCAGGAAGGCTGGACAGGCGAGATTGCCGTTTTGGGGGAGGAAGCGGCGCTGCCCTATCATCGCCCGCCATTGTCGAAAGATTTTCTCGCCGGTAACAAAAGTCTGGATGACCTGCTGATCCGTCCGGCTGAAGCCTATGCCGCGGCTGATATCCGGTTTGCGCTTGGCACCCGGGCCAGCCGGATTGAGCCGGAGGCGCGGTTGGTGCATGCGGAAAATGGTGATGCCTATGATTATACACATCTGGTCATCGCCACCGGGGCGCAAGTCCGCCATCTGCCTGTGCCGGGAGCAGAACTGCCGGGTGTCTTCTATCTGCGCAATTATGCAGATGTGGAAAAAATTCAGGCCAGCATGGCCCCCGGCCGCCGGGCTGTCATCATCGGGGGAGGCTATATTGGCCTTGAAACCGCAGCCAGCCTGACGGCAAAGGGCATGTCAGTTACAGTAATCGAGGCAATGCCGCGCATCCTGCAGCGGGTGACCGCGCCGGTGATGTCGGCATTCTATGCCCGCGTGCACCGTGAAGAGGGCGTGACGATTGTTGAAGGCGAAGCGGTCAGCGCTATCGGCGAAGAAAGGGGGGTGCTGACGGTCAACACGGCAGAAGGCAGTGCCTTTGCAGCGGAGATGGTGATCGTCGGTATCGGCGTTGATCCCTGTACGGCCCTTGCACAAACAGCAGGCATCGCGTGTGACAATGGCGTCCTCGTCAATGCCCATGGCGAGACGTCCGTAGCAGGTATATATGCAGCAGGCGATGTGACCCGCCACCATAACCCAATTTACGACCGACAGGTGCGCCTTGAATCCGTGCCCAATGCGACCGAACAGGCGAAAATTGTGGCGGCGGCCATTTGCGGCAAGCCGAAGCCCTATAACAGCCTGCCATGGTTCTGGTCCGATCAGTTCGACCTGAAACTCCAGATTGCAGGGCTATCGGAGGGGTATGACGATATTGTCCTGCGCGGTGACCCGAAGGCCGGGCGCTCTTTCGCAGCCTTCTACTTTGCCGGGGAGCGCCTGCTGGCTGTCGATGCCGTGAACCGGCCCCAGGAATTCATGCTCGCCAAGCGGCTGATCCCGATGGGGACAATACTGGACAAGGCAAAACTCTCAGACGACACCGTGCCGGTAAAAGACTTTATGGTGAGGTAG
- the map gene encoding type I methionyl aminopeptidase, whose product MTEAPRRTGEIRLHTAEDFAGMRKAGKLAASCLDMLAEHVKPGVATEDLDRRAYEFVMDHGAVPATIGYRGYRHSTCISLNHVICHGIPGPKKLKDGDIANIDVTVIVDGWHGDTSRMFFAGEPKVLAKRLTDVTFESLWKGIKAVKPGNTLRDIGRAIQSHAEAAGFSVVRDFCGHGLGRVFHDAPNVVHYAEYRDSFLQIHRAPDIPLREGMFFTIEPMINAGKPDVKMLKDGWTAVTRDRSLTAQFEHSIGVTADGFEVFTASPKGLDQPPYAI is encoded by the coding sequence ATGACAGAAGCACCCCGGCGCACCGGGGAAATTCGCCTGCACACGGCGGAAGATTTTGCAGGCATGCGCAAGGCCGGAAAGCTGGCTGCGTCCTGCCTTGATATGCTGGCAGAGCATGTGAAGCCGGGGGTTGCAACAGAAGACCTGGACCGCCGCGCCTATGAATTCGTGATGGATCACGGCGCTGTGCCGGCGACTATAGGTTATCGCGGCTATCGGCATTCCACCTGCATTTCACTGAACCATGTAATCTGCCATGGCATTCCCGGCCCCAAGAAGCTGAAAGACGGGGATATTGCCAATATCGATGTAACCGTGATCGTTGATGGCTGGCATGGGGACACCAGCCGAATGTTCTTTGCCGGCGAGCCAAAAGTGCTGGCCAAACGGCTGACGGATGTCACCTTTGAGTCCCTCTGGAAAGGCATCAAGGCCGTGAAACCGGGCAACACCTTGCGCGATATTGGCCGGGCCATCCAGAGTCATGCGGAAGCTGCCGGATTCTCTGTTGTCCGCGATTTCTGTGGCCATGGGCTGGGCCGCGTCTTCCATGATGCGCCGAATGTTGTGCATTATGCGGAATACCGCGACAGCTTTTTGCAGATTCACCGTGCGCCGGATATTCCCCTGCGCGAGGGCATGTTTTTTACCATTGAGCCAATGATCAATGCGGGCAAGCCGGATGTGAAAATGCTAAAAGACGGCTGGACCGCCGTGACGCGGGATCGTTCCCTCACGGCACAGTTTGAACATTCCATTGGCGTTACGGCAGACGGTTTTGAAGTCTTCACCGCCTCACCCAAGGGCCTGGATCAGCCCCCATACGCGATCTGA
- the radC gene encoding DNA repair protein RadC: protein MTEGEGNSQANHMVGHRDRLRQRFVKAGVDGVQDYELLELVLFRAIPRRDVKPLAKELIERFGSFADVLAAPSARLQEVKGISEKVVTELKIVQAAALKLSQQNILKRQVLSSWQALIDYCTAATAYEKIEQFRILFLDNKNALIADEKQQTGTVNHTPVYPREVVKRALALDASAIILVHNHPSGDPTPSGADIQMTAQIVQAAKPLGIRVHDHLVIGRGQHYSFRTEGLL, encoded by the coding sequence ATGACTGAGGGCGAGGGCAATTCTCAAGCCAATCATATGGTCGGCCATCGCGACCGGTTACGCCAGCGCTTTGTCAAAGCCGGTGTTGATGGTGTGCAAGACTATGAGTTGCTGGAACTTGTTCTGTTTCGGGCGATCCCGCGCCGGGACGTGAAGCCCCTTGCCAAGGAGCTGATCGAGCGGTTCGGCAGTTTTGCCGATGTGCTGGCCGCGCCCTCTGCCCGGCTGCAGGAGGTAAAGGGCATTTCCGAAAAAGTAGTGACGGAGCTGAAAATTGTACAGGCGGCGGCGCTCAAACTCTCACAACAGAATATCCTGAAACGGCAGGTGCTGTCTTCCTGGCAGGCGCTCATAGATTACTGCACAGCAGCGACAGCCTATGAAAAAATAGAGCAGTTCCGCATCCTTTTTCTGGACAACAAGAATGCACTGATTGCGGATGAAAAACAGCAAACCGGCACGGTAAATCATACGCCGGTTTACCCGCGCGAGGTCGTGAAACGCGCCCTGGCCCTGGATGCTTCCGCCATCATTCTGGTACATAATCATCCATCCGGCGACCCGACGCCTTCGGGCGCAGATATTCAGATGACAGCACAAATTGTGCAGGCGGCCAAACCGCTGGGCATCAGGGTGCATGACCATCTGGTGATCGGCCGGGGGCAGCATTACAGCTTCCGCACGGAAGGCCTGCTGTGA
- a CDS encoding ribbon-helix-helix domain-containing protein — protein MKKRSVSIAGHRTSISLEQPFWDELSRLATLEARSLASLIAQIDRERMSAADPHNLSSALRLYILKRLKEESAK, from the coding sequence ATGAAAAAAAGATCAGTTTCAATCGCGGGGCACCGCACCAGCATTTCCCTTGAACAGCCGTTCTGGGATGAGCTTTCGCGCCTCGCCACGCTGGAGGCGCGCTCGCTTGCCAGCCTGATTGCGCAAATAGATCGCGAGCGCATGAGCGCGGCAGACCCGCACAACCTCTCCTCTGCCTTGCGCCTTTACATCCTGAAACGCTTGAAAGAAGAATCTGCAAAATAA
- a CDS encoding chloride channel protein encodes MPTRPLKPHSSSSRIRLWLRHSLQRGANIANYKVWILAVVIGLITAHGVMAFTQGIEWLTRLAYGEGTRMIASSARELDPGRIWLAPVIGGVLVGVLLYLARRLKWLPDTKCQGVAEVIEARAGPPGHVSFRAGMANTLIATLALGSGASAGREGPAVLFGGAISTALSERWKISGKDARTLLGCGAAAAVAASFNAPIAGVLFALEVVLGNYALSIFGPVALASITATIVVQSYQRFFDLDVHGFLVPIYGTSGLADFPLAAFLGIICGIVAFSFLQLTASCQKWVRRKIAKYKIEPALLPPVAGVFMGTVALYFPEVLGVGYEATTEALYGSYSILLLTALLILKIVATAVCLSCRFGTGVFSGGIFFGAISGAAYGATLALFIPDIAASPTFYAMVGMGAVSGAILGAPISTTLIVFELTGDYQMTVALMFAVGIATMIAQATFGSSWFHWQLNQRGYDLSEGPQGVILQTIRVRDVMRTMPADAAPLDDKAERVYASHSLGEALAMMREKDLDGMPVTTAKDRNHVIGYITQVRALAVYNRALIDSHVEHHR; translated from the coding sequence ATGCCCACCCGTCCGCTCAAACCGCATTCGAGCAGTTCCCGCATCCGCCTGTGGCTGCGCCATTCCCTGCAACGCGGGGCGAATATTGCCAATTACAAAGTCTGGATACTGGCTGTCGTGATTGGCCTGATTACCGCCCACGGAGTCATGGCTTTTACGCAAGGCATCGAGTGGCTGACCCGGCTTGCCTATGGCGAGGGCACACGGATGATCGCCAGCTCGGCACGCGAACTTGATCCTGGCCGCATCTGGCTGGCGCCGGTGATCGGCGGCGTACTCGTCGGGGTGCTACTCTATCTTGCAAGACGGCTGAAATGGCTGCCGGACACCAAATGCCAGGGCGTTGCCGAAGTAATTGAAGCGCGCGCTGGCCCACCGGGTCATGTTTCCTTCCGGGCCGGAATGGCCAATACGCTGATTGCCACGCTGGCCCTTGGCTCTGGTGCCTCTGCCGGTCGGGAAGGCCCGGCGGTGCTGTTTGGGGGAGCGATTTCCACCGCCCTGTCAGAGCGCTGGAAAATCTCCGGCAAGGATGCCCGCACACTGCTTGGCTGCGGGGCCGCCGCCGCCGTGGCCGCGAGTTTCAATGCGCCCATTGCCGGGGTCCTGTTTGCGCTGGAAGTCGTGCTCGGCAATTACGCGCTGTCGATCTTCGGGCCGGTCGCGCTCGCCAGCATTACAGCCACCATTGTGGTGCAGTCCTATCAGCGTTTTTTCGATCTGGATGTGCACGGATTTCTTGTGCCTATCTATGGCACCTCCGGTCTTGCGGATTTTCCGCTGGCGGCCTTTCTCGGCATAATCTGCGGCATTGTCGCCTTCTCGTTTCTGCAACTCACAGCCTCGTGCCAGAAATGGGTCAGGCGCAAGATTGCAAAATATAAAATCGAACCGGCCCTTTTACCCCCTGTCGCCGGGGTCTTTATGGGCACTGTGGCACTGTATTTTCCAGAAGTGCTGGGCGTTGGTTATGAAGCGACAACGGAAGCGCTTTATGGCAGCTATTCCATCTTGCTGCTGACTGCTCTCCTCATCCTGAAAATTGTGGCGACCGCTGTTTGCCTGTCCTGTCGCTTCGGGACGGGCGTGTTTTCTGGCGGCATCTTTTTTGGCGCCATTTCCGGGGCAGCCTATGGGGCAACACTGGCGCTGTTCATTCCCGATATTGCGGCCAGTCCGACATTTTATGCGATGGTCGGCATGGGTGCCGTTTCCGGCGCGATTCTCGGAGCGCCGATCTCGACCACGCTGATCGTTTTTGAATTGACTGGTGACTATCAGATGACGGTGGCGCTGATGTTTGCGGTGGGCATTGCGACCATGATTGCGCAGGCGACGTTCGGCAGTTCCTGGTTCCACTGGCAGCTAAACCAGCGTGGCTATGACCTCTCCGAAGGGCCACAGGGCGTTATTCTCCAGACCATACGGGTGCGCGATGTGATGCGGACCATGCCTGCCGATGCAGCGCCGCTCGATGACAAGGCGGAGCGGGTATACGCCTCCCACTCTCTGGGAGAAGCACTGGCGATGATGCGGGAGAAAGATCTCGATGGGATGCCGGTCACGACGGCCAAGGATCGTAACCACGTTATCGGCTATATTACGCAGGTGCGCGCGCTCGCGGTCTATAACCGCGCCTTGATCGACAGCCATGTGGAACACCACCGCTGA